In one Fimbriimonadaceae bacterium genomic region, the following are encoded:
- the queA gene encoding tRNA preQ1(34) S-adenosylmethionine ribosyltransferase-isomerase QueA, which yields MRPLDYDLPEDRIAQRPLADRAASKLLHLDPSSGRVAHLAFRDAPTLLREGDLLVLNDTRVTALRLIGAKPSGAQVEFFLLRPAGQDRFEALVRPGRKLRPGATAEFEGGITGRVEALLPDARRLVSLHHPRGLDRALESVGRVPLPPYIHELLDDPERYQTVYARTPGSTAAPTAGLHFTDAILEAIEARGASIAFVTLDVGLDTFRPIQADDLDDHPMHGERCAVPEATAEAVAACKGRVVAVGTTSVRTLETFSKGPRAIEPGEAVSRLFIRPGYRFLSVDGMFTNFHMPRTTMLSMLAAMAGEENVLRAYSEALENGYRFLSFGDSMVLL from the coding sequence ATGAGGCCTCTTGACTACGACCTGCCGGAAGACCGCATCGCCCAGCGACCGCTCGCCGATCGCGCGGCGTCGAAGCTCCTCCACCTCGACCCGTCGTCCGGACGCGTCGCCCACCTGGCGTTTCGGGACGCCCCCACCCTCCTTCGCGAAGGGGACCTGCTCGTCCTCAACGACACCCGGGTGACGGCGCTGCGCCTGATCGGTGCCAAGCCCTCCGGCGCGCAGGTCGAGTTCTTTCTCCTTCGCCCGGCGGGCCAGGACCGGTTCGAAGCGCTCGTTCGACCGGGAAGAAAGCTCCGACCCGGCGCGACGGCCGAGTTCGAGGGCGGCATCACGGGCCGTGTCGAGGCGCTTCTCCCCGACGCGCGAAGGCTGGTCTCCCTCCACCACCCGCGGGGCTTGGACCGGGCCTTGGAAAGCGTCGGGCGCGTGCCGCTGCCGCCCTACATCCACGAACTCCTCGACGATCCCGAGCGCTACCAGACCGTGTATGCGCGCACCCCCGGCAGCACGGCCGCGCCCACCGCCGGGCTCCACTTTACGGACGCGATCCTCGAGGCGATCGAAGCGCGTGGCGCCTCCATCGCGTTCGTCACGCTCGACGTGGGCTTGGACACGTTCCGCCCCATCCAGGCCGACGACCTCGACGACCACCCGATGCACGGCGAGCGGTGCGCGGTTCCCGAAGCCACGGCGGAAGCGGTGGCCGCCTGCAAGGGGCGCGTCGTCGCCGTCGGGACCACCTCGGTGCGCACTCTCGAGACCTTCTCGAAGGGACCCCGCGCGATCGAGCCGGGCGAGGCGGTGTCTCGGCTCTTCATCCGGCCCGGCTACCGATTCCTGAGCGTGGACGGCATGTTCACGAACTTCCACATGCCCCGCACGACGATGCTCTCGATGCTCGCCGCGATGGCGGGCGAGGAGAATGTGCTTCGCGCCTATTCCGAGGCCCTGGAAAACGGTTACCGGTTTTTGAGTTTTGGCGATTCGATGGTCCTTCTCTGA
- a CDS encoding thymidine kinase codes for MFAGKSEELIRRARRALYAKRTVQVFKPAIDSRYDESSVVTHMGVKHSAVPVRSVRELESNIDPKTQIVLIEEAQFFDASLVDLAVRLADEGRDVVLAGLDQDFRRQPFGPMPQLLAVADEVVKLRAICMKCGAPASHTFRVIDGKPAHKDDPIILIGATESYEARCRECYSLRGTRKARP; via the coding sequence ATGTTCGCCGGCAAATCGGAGGAGCTGATCCGCCGCGCCCGGCGCGCCCTCTACGCCAAGCGCACCGTTCAGGTGTTCAAACCCGCGATCGATTCCCGATACGACGAGTCGAGCGTCGTGACGCACATGGGCGTGAAACACAGCGCCGTGCCGGTGCGCTCCGTGCGCGAACTGGAATCGAACATCGATCCCAAGACGCAGATCGTGCTCATCGAGGAGGCGCAGTTCTTCGACGCCTCGCTGGTCGATCTCGCCGTCCGCCTCGCGGACGAAGGGCGGGACGTCGTGCTCGCGGGGCTCGACCAGGACTTCCGGAGGCAGCCGTTCGGACCGATGCCCCAACTGCTCGCCGTGGCCGATGAGGTGGTGAAGCTCCGCGCGATCTGCATGAAGTGCGGCGCACCCGCCAGCCACACGTTCCGCGTGATCGACGGCAAGCCCGCGCACAAGGACGACCCCATCATCCTCATCGGCGCGACGGAGAGCTACGAGGCGCGCTGTCGAGAGTGCTACTCCCTCCGGGGGACACGCAAGGCGCGTCCATGA
- a CDS encoding gamma-glutamyl-gamma-aminobutyrate hydrolase family protein (Members of this family of hydrolases with an active site Cys residue belong to MEROPS family C26.), whose translation MKPIIGITVECRHEPENGRSRGTLSLNWNYAERVAAAGGVPLLIPPQAEMAEIAPLLDGWLIPGGYDIDGREFGQPTHPKAELQDPARFAGEKALFHALAAEVPILGICYGCQFLNVVRGGGIVQHIPDLVGHEGHAGGNPGTCPIETDSLLHSIVRVEHVTGLSFHHQACGDPGAGLRVVARAEDGVVEAIEADDRPWLVGVQWHPERTPEDPATQRLFASFVDAARRFRATRQGPVGAL comes from the coding sequence ATGAAGCCGATCATCGGGATCACGGTCGAGTGTCGCCACGAACCGGAGAACGGCCGTTCGCGCGGCACGTTGTCCCTGAACTGGAACTACGCCGAGCGCGTGGCGGCCGCGGGGGGCGTGCCCCTCTTGATTCCGCCGCAGGCCGAGATGGCCGAGATCGCTCCCCTGCTCGACGGCTGGCTGATCCCCGGCGGCTACGACATCGACGGGCGCGAATTCGGGCAACCCACGCACCCGAAGGCCGAACTGCAGGACCCCGCCCGGTTCGCCGGCGAGAAGGCGCTCTTCCACGCGCTCGCCGCCGAAGTGCCGATCCTCGGCATCTGTTACGGGTGCCAATTCCTCAACGTCGTTCGCGGAGGCGGAATCGTCCAGCACATCCCGGATCTCGTTGGGCACGAGGGTCACGCGGGCGGAAACCCCGGCACTTGCCCCATCGAAACGGACTCGCTCCTCCACAGCATCGTCCGGGTCGAGCACGTGACGGGGTTGAGCTTCCACCACCAGGCGTGCGGCGATCCCGGCGCGGGTCTTCGCGTCGTCGCCCGCGCGGAGGACGGCGTGGTCGAGGCGATCGAGGCGGACGATCGGCCGTGGCTGGTCGGCGTCCAATGGCACCCGGAGCGTACGCCGGAAGACCCTGCCACCCAGCGGCTTTTCGCCAGTTTCGTAGACGCGGCGCGCCGGTTCCGTGCGACGCGGCAGGGCCCCGTGGGGGCGTTGTGA
- a CDS encoding helix-turn-helix domain-containing protein yields the protein MRTNEFDPLAYIESAFLDTEKKKPEDLPSPELDESFPTLKDYVDGDGRSNGKHAAPDEAETEKAPRFRKTTMSAPRPRRAKKQTARSVDPELQETWETLPKSIEFLTSFFDDAVTANYYRGEFKESRKELIRRLLDPELTLEETSRLLGVCPATVRRYTNRGWLQHHRTKGGQRRFRLSNVVRFVDAHGRFPEA from the coding sequence TTGAGAACCAACGAGTTTGATCCGCTGGCCTACATCGAGAGCGCTTTTCTCGATACGGAAAAGAAGAAGCCGGAGGACCTGCCCAGCCCGGAGCTAGACGAATCCTTCCCCACGCTGAAGGACTACGTGGACGGCGATGGCCGGAGCAACGGCAAACACGCCGCGCCGGACGAGGCGGAGACGGAGAAGGCGCCGCGGTTCCGGAAGACCACGATGAGCGCCCCGCGCCCAAGGCGCGCGAAAAAGCAGACGGCCCGCTCGGTGGACCCCGAACTGCAGGAGACGTGGGAGACTTTGCCCAAGAGCATCGAGTTCCTCACCAGCTTCTTCGACGACGCGGTGACCGCCAACTACTACCGCGGCGAATTCAAGGAGTCGCGCAAGGAGCTGATCCGAAGGCTTCTCGATCCCGAACTCACCCTTGAGGAGACGAGCCGCCTGCTCGGCGTGTGCCCGGCCACCGTGCGCCGCTACACCAACCGCGGCTGGCTCCAGCACCACCGGACCAAAGGCGGCCAGCGCCGATTCCGGCTCAGCAACGTCGTCCGCTTCGTCGATGCCCACGGGCGCTTCCCCGAGGCGTAA
- the rplK gene encoding 50S ribosomal protein L11, producing the protein MAKKITSVIKLNIAAGKGTPAPPVGPALGQAGINMMEFLKKFNEMTAQQMGFTLPVEISVYEDRSFTFIVKQPLTTDLIKRAAGIEKGAGNPKMETVATLTRDKLREVAKLKMADLNTTDEEMAMRIVAGAARSMGVKIQQ; encoded by the coding sequence ATGGCTAAGAAGATCACCAGCGTCATCAAGCTCAACATCGCCGCCGGCAAAGGAACCCCGGCGCCCCCCGTAGGCCCCGCGCTGGGCCAGGCGGGCATCAACATGATGGAGTTCCTCAAGAAGTTCAACGAGATGACCGCCCAGCAGATGGGCTTCACCCTCCCCGTCGAGATCAGCGTTTACGAGGACCGTTCGTTCACGTTCATCGTGAAGCAGCCTCTCACGACCGACCTGATCAAGCGTGCCGCAGGCATTGAAAAGGGCGCCGGCAACCCCAAGATGGAGACCGTCGCCACCCTCACGCGGGACAAGCTGCGCGAGGTGGCCAAACTCAAGATGGCCGACCTCAACACGACCGACGAGGAGATGGCGATGCGCATCGTGGCGGGCGCCGCCCGATCGATGGGTGTGAAGATCCAGCAGTAG
- a CDS encoding 2-oxo acid dehydrogenase subunit E2, giving the protein MPTISVRIPQIGEGLQEARLVAVLKQPGDAVKRDEPIYQMETDKAVMDVESPYEGTLVNWLAEVDAILPIGGEVATMEVAEGTEAVAGHGSPDAGSSETQSAPRKAASDGAAGRNLTIPPRTRAYAKEKGLSEADLAAVPVAGSKLMPEDIDAYLGAGGTAAKPAATSAAGPFTEVEMGGKQRLLSSRLVRGAQLVVPGTMTVAANWGPVERLRARIKQSGSDFQPSTFTIFAFAVAKALANHPKFRSTMVGDSVIRTYDHASLGIAVALPGDELVLAVVEDADTLDWKTFATTCRERIAEARNGHDQAHEGVTISLTNMQAHNIREAVPVVVPPGVATLFLGESYNGLDSETEEIRLKRLVNLGLTIDHRLINGVGGAEFLNEVRTNVETIDALISL; this is encoded by the coding sequence ATGCCGACCATCTCCGTTCGAATTCCCCAGATCGGCGAAGGCCTCCAGGAGGCCCGCCTGGTCGCCGTCCTCAAGCAGCCCGGCGATGCCGTCAAGCGCGACGAGCCCATCTACCAGATGGAGACCGACAAGGCCGTCATGGACGTCGAGTCTCCCTACGAGGGCACGCTCGTCAACTGGCTGGCAGAAGTCGACGCGATCCTGCCCATCGGAGGAGAGGTGGCGACGATGGAGGTCGCCGAAGGGACCGAAGCGGTGGCGGGCCACGGCTCCCCGGACGCCGGATCTTCCGAAACCCAATCCGCCCCGCGCAAGGCCGCTTCGGACGGCGCGGCGGGACGCAACCTGACGATTCCGCCCCGCACGAGGGCCTACGCCAAAGAGAAGGGCCTCAGCGAGGCCGACCTGGCCGCCGTTCCCGTCGCCGGATCGAAGCTGATGCCCGAGGACATCGACGCGTATCTTGGCGCCGGAGGGACGGCCGCCAAGCCTGCGGCGACCTCGGCGGCCGGGCCGTTCACCGAGGTCGAGATGGGCGGCAAGCAACGCCTGCTCTCCTCCCGCCTCGTCCGTGGGGCGCAGCTGGTCGTGCCGGGCACGATGACGGTCGCCGCCAACTGGGGGCCGGTGGAGCGGCTTCGGGCGCGCATCAAGCAGAGCGGTTCCGACTTCCAGCCGTCCACCTTCACCATCTTCGCGTTCGCCGTCGCCAAGGCCTTGGCGAACCACCCGAAGTTCCGCTCGACCATGGTCGGGGATTCCGTGATCCGTACGTACGACCACGCGTCGCTGGGGATCGCCGTCGCCCTTCCCGGCGACGAGCTGGTCCTGGCCGTCGTCGAGGACGCCGACACCTTGGACTGGAAGACGTTCGCCACCACGTGCCGCGAGCGGATCGCCGAGGCGCGCAATGGCCACGACCAGGCGCACGAGGGCGTCACGATCAGCCTCACCAACATGCAGGCCCACAACATCCGCGAGGCGGTGCCGGTCGTCGTCCCGCCCGGCGTGGCGACCCTGTTCCTTGGCGAGAGCTACAACGGACTCGACTCGGAGACCGAGGAGATCCGCCTCAAGAGGCTGGTGAACCTGGGGCTCACGATCGACCACCGGCTGATCAACGGGGTTGGCGGCGCGGAGTTCCTGAACGAGGTTCGCACGAACGTCGAGACCATCGACGCCCTGATCTCCTTGTGA
- a CDS encoding DUF2500 domain-containing protein, whose product MTDEQREKAIGCLVFAAFGLVGLGAIGFVMLMGGGALRMANSQGKDPSLLILSGFAALSILLGFGCAILALVWGLGRNRRARSAEPEFARVRILARYALMPGTSEMMFSDFDPDYPGIRFFARVRFENGAARELQCAYPVFSMLGEGMTGTATVQGDWISIFQPARAVEG is encoded by the coding sequence ATGACGGACGAGCAACGCGAAAAAGCGATCGGCTGTTTGGTGTTCGCGGCGTTCGGCTTGGTCGGACTGGGTGCGATCGGCTTCGTGATGCTGATGGGCGGAGGCGCCCTCCGCATGGCGAACTCGCAAGGCAAGGACCCTTCGCTGCTCATCCTCTCGGGTTTCGCGGCCCTTTCGATCCTGTTGGGATTCGGCTGCGCGATCCTCGCGCTGGTGTGGGGGCTGGGGAGAAACCGTCGGGCGCGTTCCGCCGAACCCGAGTTTGCAAGGGTCCGGATTCTGGCCAGGTACGCGCTGATGCCCGGGACCTCGGAGATGATGTTCAGCGATTTCGATCCCGATTACCCGGGGATCCGGTTCTTTGCGCGCGTCCGGTTCGAGAACGGTGCCGCGCGGGAGCTTCAGTGCGCGTACCCCGTCTTCTCGATGCTCGGCGAGGGGATGACCGGCACCGCGACGGTCCAAGGCGATTGGATCAGCATCTTCCAGCCGGCCCGGGCTGTCGAGGGCTAG
- a CDS encoding Rne/Rng family ribonuclease — translation MRNNSGKGATRSRARRKPESSTRSRSATNGRTTVEIVVNCSNRETRIAILENGELMEYRVEREERVVGSIFKGIVQNVLPGMDAAFVDIGLERNAFLYVADILPDEPLGDNSPASLKRSELRRRKIKDLLKSGQEVMVQVTKGPRGTKGARVSTRIALPGRYVVLMPETKQVGVSRKIEDRSERERLRRVGDAIVPEGFGLIMRTECEGRTQAELAADVNFLQVEWQNVLRAAKRQRAPACVHRDQTLLYRTVRDLFDDEIDRLIIDDPDEYEKVHLVAGIVSPKLRDRIEMYDRDEPVYDAFGIERELDRLLQHKVWLKSGGYLVIDEMEALTAIDINTGKQVGTTSLNETIVKANLEAADEVCRQLRLRDMGGIIVIDFIDMESADDRKKVLTAFTNKLSRDRARTRVGRISSLGLVEITRKRTGESVTEAISDVCPMCLGQGRISSKETVSLWIERDLWRRVGEPGNAFLIECHPSVVEALIGADGENSEELEHEMRRGIYIRANFDMEYEEYEIHSGTIEEFDRKYMGFRRAQVLECNVRRSAFENANKVVGWTDNGYYIELLDGAEYIGHRAKVCIHDIRRSYAVADVILPGAPAPSRSVT, via the coding sequence TTGAGAAACAATTCAGGAAAAGGCGCGACTCGGAGCCGCGCGAGGCGAAAGCCCGAAAGCTCCACACGCTCGCGCAGCGCGACCAACGGTCGCACAACCGTCGAGATCGTCGTCAACTGCAGCAACCGCGAAACGCGGATCGCCATCCTTGAGAACGGCGAACTCATGGAGTACCGCGTCGAGCGCGAGGAACGCGTCGTCGGCAGCATCTTCAAGGGCATCGTGCAGAACGTGCTCCCGGGCATGGACGCCGCGTTCGTGGACATCGGTTTGGAGCGGAACGCGTTCCTCTACGTCGCCGATATCCTGCCCGACGAGCCTCTGGGCGACAACAGCCCTGCTTCGCTCAAACGCAGCGAACTGCGGCGCCGCAAGATCAAGGACCTGCTCAAGTCCGGCCAGGAGGTGATGGTCCAGGTCACCAAGGGTCCCCGGGGCACCAAAGGGGCCCGCGTCTCCACGCGCATCGCCCTGCCGGGCCGTTACGTCGTGCTGATGCCCGAGACCAAGCAGGTCGGGGTGAGCCGGAAGATCGAGGATCGTTCCGAGCGCGAGCGCCTGCGCCGCGTCGGCGACGCGATCGTGCCCGAGGGGTTCGGCCTGATCATGCGCACCGAGTGCGAGGGGCGCACCCAAGCCGAGCTGGCCGCGGACGTGAACTTCCTCCAGGTCGAGTGGCAGAACGTGCTGCGCGCGGCCAAGCGGCAACGCGCGCCGGCGTGCGTCCATCGCGACCAGACGCTTCTCTACCGCACGGTGAGGGACCTGTTCGACGACGAGATCGATCGTCTGATCATCGACGACCCGGACGAGTACGAGAAGGTCCATCTCGTCGCCGGCATCGTGTCCCCGAAGTTGCGGGACCGCATCGAGATGTACGATCGCGACGAACCTGTGTACGACGCCTTTGGAATCGAGCGCGAGCTGGACCGTCTGCTGCAGCACAAGGTGTGGCTGAAGTCGGGCGGCTATCTCGTGATCGACGAGATGGAAGCCCTGACCGCCATTGACATCAACACGGGCAAGCAGGTGGGCACCACGTCGCTCAACGAGACGATCGTCAAGGCGAACCTCGAGGCGGCGGACGAAGTCTGCCGCCAACTGCGGTTGCGCGACATGGGTGGCATCATCGTGATCGACTTCATCGACATGGAGTCCGCGGACGACCGCAAAAAGGTCCTCACGGCGTTCACGAACAAGCTGTCGCGCGATCGGGCCCGCACCCGGGTCGGCCGCATCTCCTCTCTTGGCCTCGTGGAGATCACGCGCAAGCGGACGGGAGAGTCCGTCACCGAGGCGATCTCCGACGTGTGCCCGATGTGCCTGGGGCAGGGAAGAATTTCAAGTAAGGAGACCGTTTCCCTGTGGATCGAGCGCGACCTGTGGCGGCGCGTGGGTGAGCCGGGAAACGCATTCCTGATCGAGTGCCACCCGTCCGTCGTGGAGGCGCTGATCGGTGCGGACGGCGAGAACTCGGAAGAGCTCGAGCACGAGATGCGACGGGGAATCTACATCCGCGCGAACTTCGACATGGAGTACGAGGAGTACGAGATCCACTCGGGGACCATCGAGGAGTTTGACCGGAAATACATGGGTTTTCGCCGGGCCCAGGTGCTCGAGTGCAACGTGCGCCGCTCCGCGTTCGAGAACGCGAACAAGGTGGTCGGCTGGACCGACAATGGGTACTACATCGAGCTTCTGGATGGGGCCGAGTACATCGGCCACCGCGCCAAGGTGTGCATCCACGACATCCGCCGCTCCTACGCCGTCGCAGACGTGATCCTGCCCGGCGCTCCCGCACCCTCGCGCAGCGTCACCTGA
- a CDS encoding biotin/lipoyl-binding protein, with protein sequence MKRLVNGVEVELPNRPATPPRRLGDRWIVPTPEGTFTAASVRVGDSVHVSFRGRQFLVEKPSRARQALQHASGEMHAPMPGQVVEVFVRQDEQVAKGQRLLVLEAMKTQQTYAAPFDGVVAKLAVAAGEQVAEGALLVLVEEAPTA encoded by the coding sequence GTGAAGCGGCTCGTCAACGGGGTCGAGGTCGAGTTGCCCAACCGTCCCGCCACACCCCCCCGGCGCCTGGGCGATCGCTGGATCGTGCCGACCCCCGAAGGAACGTTCACCGCCGCGTCGGTGCGCGTGGGCGACTCGGTCCACGTCAGCTTTCGGGGAAGGCAGTTCCTCGTCGAGAAACCCAGCCGCGCGCGGCAGGCGCTCCAGCACGCGAGCGGCGAGATGCACGCCCCGATGCCTGGGCAGGTGGTCGAGGTCTTCGTGCGGCAGGACGAGCAAGTTGCGAAGGGGCAGCGCCTGCTGGTCCTCGAAGCGATGAAGACGCAGCAGACGTACGCGGCGCCGTTCGACGGCGTAGTCGCGAAGCTGGCGGTCGCGGCCGGCGAACAGGTGGCCGAGGGGGCGTTGCTCGTGTTGGTCGAGGAGGCGCCGACCGCTTGA
- a CDS encoding zinc ribbon domain-containing protein, whose translation MPVFEFRCEDCGKRFNALIGMTAESDDEACPHCGSAKTRKLVSRFARVRSEDDRIDALADQLETMGEPDSPSEMRQMVREMGKAMDEDMADDMEEMFEADMAGELEDDV comes from the coding sequence ATGCCGGTTTTTGAGTTCCGCTGCGAGGATTGCGGCAAGCGGTTCAACGCCCTCATCGGGATGACCGCGGAGTCCGACGACGAAGCGTGTCCGCACTGCGGATCCGCAAAAACGCGCAAGCTGGTGAGCCGCTTTGCCCGCGTGCGGTCCGAGGACGATCGCATCGACGCCCTGGCCGACCAGTTGGAGACGATGGGCGAGCCGGACAGCCCTTCGGAGATGCGCCAGATGGTGCGCGAGATGGGCAAGGCCATGGACGAGGACATGGCCGACGACATGGAGGAGATGTTCGAAGCCGACATGGCCGGCGAGTTGGAGGACGACGTCTGA
- a CDS encoding hydroxymethylglutaryl-CoA lyase → MIRILEVGPRDGLQNEATPIPTPVKRRFIERLAASGLQEIEATSFVSPKWVPQLADAADLWPQLPNGPRCSALVPNAKGLERALACGVRAIAVFTAASEAFTERNINTTIAGSLDAFRELVPKFRQAVPDGWVRGYVSTAFECPYAGRVEPGATVRVARALLDLGCDEVSLGDTIGVAVPAEVRVLTQAVSAEIGIDKIAYHFHDTRGTAVANVAEALESGVRAFDASAGGLGGCPYAPGAGGNLATEDLVYFLERSGIATGVDLQLLAQASLEVLDTLGRSPAAKAQQAALAAASPPR, encoded by the coding sequence TTGATCCGCATCCTCGAGGTTGGCCCTCGCGACGGCCTCCAGAACGAGGCGACGCCGATCCCCACGCCGGTCAAACGGCGGTTCATCGAGCGCCTGGCGGCGAGCGGCCTGCAGGAGATCGAGGCGACCAGCTTCGTCTCTCCCAAATGGGTTCCCCAGTTGGCGGATGCCGCCGATCTCTGGCCGCAGCTTCCGAACGGGCCCCGCTGCTCGGCGCTCGTTCCCAACGCCAAGGGGCTCGAACGGGCGCTGGCGTGCGGGGTGCGGGCCATTGCCGTGTTCACGGCGGCGAGCGAGGCGTTCACCGAGCGGAACATCAACACGACGATCGCAGGCTCCCTCGACGCCTTTCGCGAACTGGTCCCCAAGTTTCGGCAGGCGGTTCCCGATGGGTGGGTGCGGGGCTACGTCAGCACGGCCTTCGAGTGTCCGTACGCGGGCCGCGTCGAGCCTGGCGCGACCGTTCGGGTGGCCCGCGCGCTCCTCGACCTGGGGTGCGACGAGGTCAGCCTCGGCGACACCATCGGCGTGGCCGTTCCCGCCGAGGTGCGCGTTTTGACCCAGGCCGTATCGGCGGAGATCGGGATCGACAAGATCGCCTACCACTTCCACGACACGCGCGGGACGGCCGTAGCCAACGTCGCCGAGGCGCTCGAGTCGGGGGTTCGCGCATTCGACGCGAGCGCGGGCGGTCTGGGAGGTTGCCCGTACGCCCCCGGGGCGGGTGGAAACCTCGCCACCGAGGACCTCGTTTACTTCCTCGAGCGCAGCGGCATTGCTACCGGGGTGGACCTTCAGCTCTTGGCCCAAGCGAGCCTGGAGGTGCTGGATACCCTGGGACGATCGCCTGCGGCGAAGGCCCAGCAGGCCGCGCTGGCTGCTGCGTCGCCCCCCAGATGA
- a CDS encoding HAD-IA family hydrolase, whose product MTITLDAAGTLIDVRWNPVAFAIECAHEVGLSIEDDAAASLYDHLLRSRWGHYRELNLTRDPDTCDEWWRALTREWLARLDQDPSQVEPLTQVVMRRLYTKGSEVFRLYDDTIPALEALRAAGHRLAILSNWDYSLHRVVAMLEIEGYFDLVVASLEEGPEKPDPELFRITLDRLGAKPAEALHVGDNPVDDLRGAQQFGMGAILLDRAAIDPAPPIVRSLLDVPLLAGNSHEAS is encoded by the coding sequence ATGACGATCACGCTCGACGCGGCCGGGACGCTCATCGACGTCCGGTGGAACCCCGTCGCGTTTGCGATCGAATGCGCCCACGAAGTGGGCCTATCGATCGAGGACGACGCGGCGGCCTCCCTTTACGACCACCTTCTCCGATCCCGTTGGGGGCACTACCGGGAGCTCAATCTCACCCGAGACCCCGACACGTGCGACGAGTGGTGGCGCGCCCTCACGCGGGAGTGGCTGGCTCGGCTCGATCAGGACCCCAGCCAGGTGGAGCCCTTGACGCAGGTGGTCATGCGCCGACTCTACACCAAGGGAAGCGAGGTGTTCCGCCTCTACGACGACACGATTCCCGCCTTGGAGGCCCTTCGGGCGGCCGGCCACCGGCTCGCCATCCTGAGCAACTGGGACTACTCCCTCCACCGCGTGGTGGCGATGCTCGAGATCGAAGGCTACTTCGACCTCGTGGTCGCCTCCCTCGAGGAGGGGCCCGAAAAGCCCGATCCCGAACTGTTCCGCATCACGCTGGACCGGCTCGGCGCGAAACCGGCGGAGGCCCTGCACGTGGGAGACAACCCGGTCGACGACCTGCGGGGCGCCCAGCAGTTCGGCATGGGCGCGATCCTCCTCGACCGCGCCGCGATCGATCCGGCGCCCCCCATCGTGCGATCCCTGCTCGACGTTCCGCTTCTCGCCGGTAACTCGCATGAGGCCTCTTGA
- a CDS encoding glycosyltransferase, whose protein sequence is MAGDALRIALFSDSTLPILNGVAVSIDALVREMRNAGHSVHVYTAAFPGYRDPDPNTFRFPAFETPWSKGYPVATPPYYGMLHRFRKHAYDLIHTHTPGPIGLVGLRWAQSHEIPIVSTYHTLYDRYAHYIPLFPRRYVRHKIAKHTNFYYNRVDHVITPSAAALRWLRRHSVRTPASVIPTGAPPRAMHDRAETRSKLGIPAQQRMLLYVGRLAREKNLGLLFDMASLAFDQDPSLRLWLVGDGPYRGEATTMARRAGVGDRVHFVGEVARNEVDPYYAAADLFVFSSITETQGLVVQEAGTYGLPAVVVGGGGASAGVVDGQNGFVVRNEPREMAERVLEIFADEPLHARLSEGAVRLARQYGSEAMAEKVVAVYHRAMEARSRERVRENDIVLA, encoded by the coding sequence GTGGCTGGCGACGCGCTCCGCATCGCCCTGTTCTCCGACAGCACGCTTCCCATCCTGAACGGCGTCGCGGTCAGCATCGACGCACTCGTGCGCGAGATGCGCAACGCGGGCCACTCGGTCCACGTCTACACCGCGGCTTTTCCCGGATATCGCGATCCCGATCCGAACACGTTCCGCTTTCCGGCGTTCGAAACCCCCTGGTCGAAGGGCTACCCCGTGGCCACGCCCCCCTACTACGGGATGCTGCACCGGTTCCGGAAGCACGCGTACGACCTGATCCACACGCACACGCCCGGCCCGATCGGACTCGTGGGACTCCGCTGGGCCCAGTCCCACGAGATTCCGATCGTCTCGACCTACCACACCCTTTACGACCGGTACGCGCACTACATCCCGCTGTTCCCTCGCCGGTACGTGCGGCACAAGATCGCCAAACACACGAACTTCTACTACAACCGGGTGGACCATGTGATCACCCCGAGCGCCGCGGCGCTCCGCTGGCTGCGGCGGCACTCGGTGCGCACGCCGGCCTCGGTCATCCCCACAGGGGCCCCTCCCCGCGCCATGCACGACCGGGCGGAAACAAGATCGAAACTCGGGATTCCCGCCCAGCAACGCATGCTGCTCTACGTGGGGCGGTTGGCTCGCGAGAAGAACCTCGGGCTCCTGTTCGACATGGCGTCCCTCGCGTTCGATCAGGACCCCTCGCTGCGGCTGTGGCTCGTCGGCGACGGCCCGTACCGTGGCGAGGCGACCACGATGGCGCGCCGCGCGGGCGTCGGCGACCGCGTCCACTTCGTCGGGGAGGTGGCCCGCAACGAGGTGGACCCGTACTATGCGGCCGCCGATCTGTTCGTGTTCAGCTCGATCACCGAGACGCAGGGCCTCGTCGTCCAGGAAGCCGGCACCTACGGGCTTCCCGCGGTAGTGGTCGGCGGCGGCGGTGCGAGCGCCGGCGTCGTGGATGGGCAGAACGGTTTCGTCGTGCGGAACGAACCGCGCGAAATGGCCGAGAGGGTGTTGGAGATCTTCGCCGACGAGCCTCTGCACGCGCGCCTGTCCGAAGGGGCGGTTCGCCTCGCGCGGCAGTACGGTTCCGAGGCGATGGCGGAGAAGGTCGTCGCGGTGTACCACCGCGCGATGGAGGCCCGGTCGCGCGAACGGGTCCGGGAGAACGACATTGTCCTCGCCTGA